The following are encoded together in the Oncorhynchus masou masou isolate Uvic2021 chromosome 5, UVic_Omas_1.1, whole genome shotgun sequence genome:
- the LOC135539389 gene encoding CB1 cannabinoid receptor-interacting protein 1-like → MVDDVPPIINIAIALKIQPNDGPVFFKVDGTRFGQSRTIKLLTGSKYKVEVVMKPANADAATMNIGGITIPLEQQSKDEESVVYHGQYDTEGVPHTKSGDRQPVQVSIEFGKAGQFETIWQVKYYNYYKRDQCQFGNKFTNIEYECKPNETRSLMWINKEVFN, encoded by the exons ATGGTCGACGATGTTCCACCGATTATAAATATTGCCATCGCTCTAAAAATTCAACCGAATGATGGACCGGTGTTTTTCAAGGTGGATGGGACCAGATTCGGCCAGAGCAGGACAATAAAATTGCTTACAGGATCGAAGTATAAGGTTGAGGTGGTTATGAAGCCGGCCAATGCAGATGCCGC CACCATGAACATCGGAGGTATCACCATCCCTCTAGAGCAGCAGTCCAAAGATGAGGAGTCAGTGGTGTACCATGGACAGTACGACACAGAGGGAGTGCCTCACACCAAGAGTGGGGACAGGCAACCTGTCCAAGTCAGCATAGAG TTTGGAAAGGCGGGCCAATTCGAGACAATATGGCAGGTAAAGTACTATAACTACTACAAGCGAGACCAATGCCAGTTTGGGAACAAATTCACCAACATCGAGTATGAATGCAAGCCCAATGAGACGCGCAGCCTGATGTGGATTAACAAAGAGGTGTTCAATTGA